Proteins found in one Canis lupus baileyi chromosome 18, mCanLup2.hap1, whole genome shotgun sequence genomic segment:
- the MACC1 gene encoding metastasis-associated in colon cancer protein 1 isoform X2, which produces MAADFTQSGKMITSEKAQLWLGGISQSRSEGNLFDMEAQKSSRKFHITERPDPGFLLNWSDRLTRQGNNVSKATNPFWNELSASNPFLDDITQLRNNQKRDNISILKEDPFIFFREIETGNSFDSSGDELDVHQLLRQSSAQTSGRSKSVSELLDILDGTAHGHQNIHNSGQILEQDLEWLQDDREAYKMAWLSQRQLARSCLDLNIINQSPGWAQTQVAETVIVCKLSHQGGSVQLPESDITVHVPQGHVAVGDFQEVSLRAFLEPPQMLNHDLSCTVSPLLEIMLGNLNTMEAILLEMKIGAEVRKDPFSQVMTEMVCLHSPSKEGPFKVLNNCYIYKDIIQVKLIDLSQVMYLVVAAQIKATRSPAATVWDCIHKTTSVGIYGPRYIHPSFTAIFIVCGHSYMPGKLTISDIKKGGKNTSPVVFHLWGKHSFLLDKPQDLNISVFSCDPDFEVKAGERKEIKQKQLLAGEVVNQQFLFSLIDSREMHLCVFRVQMEPPDGKAVTQFFVTTPDPAPNLKRFSNLPGDLQEEKKIKSAPLLPKVCVKYPTFQDKNMNFNNYGVTLKTVLRQKKSDYLLEYFKGDTVALLGEGKVKAIGQSRVKEWYVGVLRGKVGLIHCKNVKVIAKEQVISMSDNVFTTRNLLEQITLPFKKLTYIYSVVLTLVSEKVYDWKVLADVLGYSHQALEDFDQIQADKESEKVSYIVKKLKEDCHADKNTRKFLYELTVALLKMDCQGLVAHLIQEAAILTSAVKLGKGWRELAEKLVRLTKQQMEAYEIPHRGKAGDVAVEMMWKPAYDFLYTWGAHYGNSYRDMLQDLQSALDKMKNPVTKQWRDLTGALILIHSLEFLRATAFSTSEEV; this is translated from the exons gtgGAAAAATGATAACCAGTGAAAAAGCCCAACTTTGGCTAGGAGGAATTTCACAAAGTAGATCTGAAGGAAATTTGTTTGACATGGAGGCTCAGAAATCCTCAAGAAAATTCCATATTACAG AACGTCCAGACCCAGGATTTCTTCTCAATTGGTCAGATCGTCTCACACGTCAAGGCAATAATGTTTCCAAGGCTACAAATCCATTTTGGAATGAACTGTCTGCTTCTAACCCATTTTTGGATGACATAACTCAGCTAAGAAATAACcagaagagagataatatttCCATCTTGAAGgaagatccttttattttttttagagaaatagaaactggAAATTCTTTTGATTCTTCTGGTGATGAACTAGATGTGCATCAGTTGCTTAGGCAGTCTTCTGCACAGACATCTGGAAGATCTAAAAGTGTTTCAGAACTTTTGGACATTTTAGATGGCACAGCACATGGCCATCAGAATATACATAACTCTGGCCAGATACTGGAACAAGACTTAGAATGGCTTCAGGATGATAGAGAGGCTTATAAAATGGCTTGGTTAAGTCAACGCCAGCTGGCCCGTTCCTGCTTGGATTTGAATATAATTAATCAGAGTCCTGGATGGGCCCAAACACAAGTTGCAGAGACTGTGATAGTTTGTAAATTAAGCCACCAAGGAGGGTCAGTACAATTACCTGAATCAGATATCACTGTTCATGTGCCCCAAGGCCATGTAGCCGTGGGAGACTTCCAAGAGGTGTCTCTAAGGGCATTCCTTGAACCTCCACAAATGCTTAACCATGATCTTTCATGCACTGTAAGCCCACTGTTGGAAATCATGTTAGGCAACCTTAACACAATGGAAGCCATTTTGCTGGAGATGAAAATAGGGGCTGAAGTGAGAAAGGATCCTTTCAGCCAAGTCATGACAGAAATGGTGTGTTTACACAGCCCGAGTAAAGAAGGCCCTTTCAAAGTGTTGAACAACTGCTATATTTATAAGGACATCATCCAAGTCAAGCTAATAGACTTGAGCCAGGTGATGTATCTCGTGGTTGCTGCACAAATTAAAGCTACTCGGTCACCAGCTGCCACCGTTTGGGATTGTATCCACAAAACCACGTCAGTAGGGATTTATGGGCCCAGATATATTCATCCCAGTTTCACTGCTATTTTCATAGTTTGTGGACACAGTTATATGCCAGGAAAGCTTACAATCTCAGATATAaagaaaggtggaaaaaataCATCTCCAGTTGTGTTTCACCTCTGGGGGAAGCATTCGTTCTTACTTGACAAGCCAcaagatttaaatatttctgttttttcatgTGATCCTGATTTTGAAGTAAaggcaggagaaaggaaagaaattaaacaaaagcaGTTGCTAGCAGGTGAAGTAGTTAatcaacaatttttattttccttaattgaCTCCAGAGAAATGCACTTGTGTGTTTTCCGTGTTCAGATGGAGCCTCCTGATGGTAAAGCAGTGACACAGTTCTTTGTCACTACACCTGATCCAGCTCCCAACCTGAAAAGATTCTCAAATCTGCCAGGTGATTtgcaggaagagaagaaaatcaagtCTGCTCCATTATTACCAAAAGTGTGTGTTAAATATCCCACATTTCAAGACAAAAATATGAACTTTAACAACTATGGAGTAACCCTGAAGACAGTGCTAAGGCAAAAAAAGAGTGACTACTTACTTGAATATTTCAAAGGGGACACAGTAGCTCTTCTTGGAGAGGGTAAGGTAAAAGCCATTGGGCAGTCCAGAGTGAAAGAATGGTATGTAGGAGTCCTCAGAGGTAAGGTTGGACTTATACATTGCAAAAATGTCAAGGTGATTGCAAAAGAACAAGTCATATCTATGTCAGATAATGTCTTCACAACCAGAAATCTTCTTGAGCAAATTACCCTACCTTTCAAAAAACTGACTTACATCTACTCAGTTGTATTGACTTTGGTTTCAGAAAAAGTTTATGATTGGAAAGTTTTAGCTGATGTCTTGGGTTACTCACATCAGGCACTAGAAGATTTTGATCAAATACAAGCagacaaagaatcagaaaaagttTCTTATATTGTAAAGAAGTTAAAGGAAGATTGCCATGCAGATAAAAATACCAGGAAGTTTCTTTACGAACTTACTGTG GCTCTGCTGAAGATGGATTGCCAAGGGTTAGTAGCACATCTCATCCAAGAGGCTGCTATTCTGACTTCAGCTGTCAAGCTTGGAAAAGGCTGGAGGGAACTAGCTGAAAAGTTAGTACGACTCACAAAGCAACAGATGGAGGCATATGAAATTCCTCACCGAGGAAAAGCTGGAGATGTTGCTGTTGAG
- the MACC1 gene encoding metastasis-associated in colon cancer protein 1 isoform X3 — translation MITSEKAQLWLGGISQSRSEGNLFDMEAQKSSRKFHITERPDPGFLLNWSDRLTRQGNNVSKATNPFWNELSASNPFLDDITQLRNNQKRDNISILKEDPFIFFREIETGNSFDSSGDELDVHQLLRQSSAQTSGRSKSVSELLDILDGTAHGHQNIHNSGQILEQDLEWLQDDREAYKMAWLSQRQLARSCLDLNIINQSPGWAQTQVAETVIVCKLSHQGGSVQLPESDITVHVPQGHVAVGDFQEVSLRAFLEPPQMLNHDLSCTVSPLLEIMLGNLNTMEAILLEMKIGAEVRKDPFSQVMTEMVCLHSPSKEGPFKVLNNCYIYKDIIQVKLIDLSQVMYLVVAAQIKATRSPAATVWDCIHKTTSVGIYGPRYIHPSFTAIFIVCGHSYMPGKLTISDIKKGGKNTSPVVFHLWGKHSFLLDKPQDLNISVFSCDPDFEVKAGERKEIKQKQLLAGEVVNQQFLFSLIDSREMHLCVFRVQMEPPDGKAVTQFFVTTPDPAPNLKRFSNLPGDLQEEKKIKSAPLLPKVCVKYPTFQDKNMNFNNYGVTLKTVLRQKKSDYLLEYFKGDTVALLGEGKVKAIGQSRVKEWYVGVLRGKVGLIHCKNVKVIAKEQVISMSDNVFTTRNLLEQITLPFKKLTYIYSVVLTLVSEKVYDWKVLADVLGYSHQALEDFDQIQADKESEKVSYIVKKLKEDCHADKNTRKFLYELTVALLKMDCQGLVAHLIQEAAILTSAVKLGKGWRELAEKLVRLTKQQMEAYEIPHRGKAGDVAVEINHRYLRKDWLSRATE, via the exons ATGATAACCAGTGAAAAAGCCCAACTTTGGCTAGGAGGAATTTCACAAAGTAGATCTGAAGGAAATTTGTTTGACATGGAGGCTCAGAAATCCTCAAGAAAATTCCATATTACAG AACGTCCAGACCCAGGATTTCTTCTCAATTGGTCAGATCGTCTCACACGTCAAGGCAATAATGTTTCCAAGGCTACAAATCCATTTTGGAATGAACTGTCTGCTTCTAACCCATTTTTGGATGACATAACTCAGCTAAGAAATAACcagaagagagataatatttCCATCTTGAAGgaagatccttttattttttttagagaaatagaaactggAAATTCTTTTGATTCTTCTGGTGATGAACTAGATGTGCATCAGTTGCTTAGGCAGTCTTCTGCACAGACATCTGGAAGATCTAAAAGTGTTTCAGAACTTTTGGACATTTTAGATGGCACAGCACATGGCCATCAGAATATACATAACTCTGGCCAGATACTGGAACAAGACTTAGAATGGCTTCAGGATGATAGAGAGGCTTATAAAATGGCTTGGTTAAGTCAACGCCAGCTGGCCCGTTCCTGCTTGGATTTGAATATAATTAATCAGAGTCCTGGATGGGCCCAAACACAAGTTGCAGAGACTGTGATAGTTTGTAAATTAAGCCACCAAGGAGGGTCAGTACAATTACCTGAATCAGATATCACTGTTCATGTGCCCCAAGGCCATGTAGCCGTGGGAGACTTCCAAGAGGTGTCTCTAAGGGCATTCCTTGAACCTCCACAAATGCTTAACCATGATCTTTCATGCACTGTAAGCCCACTGTTGGAAATCATGTTAGGCAACCTTAACACAATGGAAGCCATTTTGCTGGAGATGAAAATAGGGGCTGAAGTGAGAAAGGATCCTTTCAGCCAAGTCATGACAGAAATGGTGTGTTTACACAGCCCGAGTAAAGAAGGCCCTTTCAAAGTGTTGAACAACTGCTATATTTATAAGGACATCATCCAAGTCAAGCTAATAGACTTGAGCCAGGTGATGTATCTCGTGGTTGCTGCACAAATTAAAGCTACTCGGTCACCAGCTGCCACCGTTTGGGATTGTATCCACAAAACCACGTCAGTAGGGATTTATGGGCCCAGATATATTCATCCCAGTTTCACTGCTATTTTCATAGTTTGTGGACACAGTTATATGCCAGGAAAGCTTACAATCTCAGATATAaagaaaggtggaaaaaataCATCTCCAGTTGTGTTTCACCTCTGGGGGAAGCATTCGTTCTTACTTGACAAGCCAcaagatttaaatatttctgttttttcatgTGATCCTGATTTTGAAGTAAaggcaggagaaaggaaagaaattaaacaaaagcaGTTGCTAGCAGGTGAAGTAGTTAatcaacaatttttattttccttaattgaCTCCAGAGAAATGCACTTGTGTGTTTTCCGTGTTCAGATGGAGCCTCCTGATGGTAAAGCAGTGACACAGTTCTTTGTCACTACACCTGATCCAGCTCCCAACCTGAAAAGATTCTCAAATCTGCCAGGTGATTtgcaggaagagaagaaaatcaagtCTGCTCCATTATTACCAAAAGTGTGTGTTAAATATCCCACATTTCAAGACAAAAATATGAACTTTAACAACTATGGAGTAACCCTGAAGACAGTGCTAAGGCAAAAAAAGAGTGACTACTTACTTGAATATTTCAAAGGGGACACAGTAGCTCTTCTTGGAGAGGGTAAGGTAAAAGCCATTGGGCAGTCCAGAGTGAAAGAATGGTATGTAGGAGTCCTCAGAGGTAAGGTTGGACTTATACATTGCAAAAATGTCAAGGTGATTGCAAAAGAACAAGTCATATCTATGTCAGATAATGTCTTCACAACCAGAAATCTTCTTGAGCAAATTACCCTACCTTTCAAAAAACTGACTTACATCTACTCAGTTGTATTGACTTTGGTTTCAGAAAAAGTTTATGATTGGAAAGTTTTAGCTGATGTCTTGGGTTACTCACATCAGGCACTAGAAGATTTTGATCAAATACAAGCagacaaagaatcagaaaaagttTCTTATATTGTAAAGAAGTTAAAGGAAGATTGCCATGCAGATAAAAATACCAGGAAGTTTCTTTACGAACTTACTGTG GCTCTGCTGAAGATGGATTGCCAAGGGTTAGTAGCACATCTCATCCAAGAGGCTGCTATTCTGACTTCAGCTGTCAAGCTTGGAAAAGGCTGGAGGGAACTAGCTGAAAAGTTAGTACGACTCACAAAGCAACAGATGGAGGCATATGAAATTCCTCACCGAGGAAAAGCTGGAGATGTTGCTGTTGAG
- the MACC1 gene encoding metastasis-associated in colon cancer protein 1 isoform X1, translating to MITSEKAQLWLGGISQSRSEGNLFDMEAQKSSRKFHITERPDPGFLLNWSDRLTRQGNNVSKATNPFWNELSASNPFLDDITQLRNNQKRDNISILKEDPFIFFREIETGNSFDSSGDELDVHQLLRQSSAQTSGRSKSVSELLDILDGTAHGHQNIHNSGQILEQDLEWLQDDREAYKMAWLSQRQLARSCLDLNIINQSPGWAQTQVAETVIVCKLSHQGGSVQLPESDITVHVPQGHVAVGDFQEVSLRAFLEPPQMLNHDLSCTVSPLLEIMLGNLNTMEAILLEMKIGAEVRKDPFSQVMTEMVCLHSPSKEGPFKVLNNCYIYKDIIQVKLIDLSQVMYLVVAAQIKATRSPAATVWDCIHKTTSVGIYGPRYIHPSFTAIFIVCGHSYMPGKLTISDIKKGGKNTSPVVFHLWGKHSFLLDKPQDLNISVFSCDPDFEVKAGERKEIKQKQLLAGEVVNQQFLFSLIDSREMHLCVFRVQMEPPDGKAVTQFFVTTPDPAPNLKRFSNLPGDLQEEKKIKSAPLLPKVCVKYPTFQDKNMNFNNYGVTLKTVLRQKKSDYLLEYFKGDTVALLGEGKVKAIGQSRVKEWYVGVLRGKVGLIHCKNVKVIAKEQVISMSDNVFTTRNLLEQITLPFKKLTYIYSVVLTLVSEKVYDWKVLADVLGYSHQALEDFDQIQADKESEKVSYIVKKLKEDCHADKNTRKFLYELTVALLKMDCQGLVAHLIQEAAILTSAVKLGKGWRELAEKLVRLTKQQMEAYEIPHRGKAGDVAVEMMWKPAYDFLYTWGAHYGNSYRDMLQDLQSALDKMKNPVTKQWRDLTGALILIHSLEFLRATAFSTSEEV from the exons ATGATAACCAGTGAAAAAGCCCAACTTTGGCTAGGAGGAATTTCACAAAGTAGATCTGAAGGAAATTTGTTTGACATGGAGGCTCAGAAATCCTCAAGAAAATTCCATATTACAG AACGTCCAGACCCAGGATTTCTTCTCAATTGGTCAGATCGTCTCACACGTCAAGGCAATAATGTTTCCAAGGCTACAAATCCATTTTGGAATGAACTGTCTGCTTCTAACCCATTTTTGGATGACATAACTCAGCTAAGAAATAACcagaagagagataatatttCCATCTTGAAGgaagatccttttattttttttagagaaatagaaactggAAATTCTTTTGATTCTTCTGGTGATGAACTAGATGTGCATCAGTTGCTTAGGCAGTCTTCTGCACAGACATCTGGAAGATCTAAAAGTGTTTCAGAACTTTTGGACATTTTAGATGGCACAGCACATGGCCATCAGAATATACATAACTCTGGCCAGATACTGGAACAAGACTTAGAATGGCTTCAGGATGATAGAGAGGCTTATAAAATGGCTTGGTTAAGTCAACGCCAGCTGGCCCGTTCCTGCTTGGATTTGAATATAATTAATCAGAGTCCTGGATGGGCCCAAACACAAGTTGCAGAGACTGTGATAGTTTGTAAATTAAGCCACCAAGGAGGGTCAGTACAATTACCTGAATCAGATATCACTGTTCATGTGCCCCAAGGCCATGTAGCCGTGGGAGACTTCCAAGAGGTGTCTCTAAGGGCATTCCTTGAACCTCCACAAATGCTTAACCATGATCTTTCATGCACTGTAAGCCCACTGTTGGAAATCATGTTAGGCAACCTTAACACAATGGAAGCCATTTTGCTGGAGATGAAAATAGGGGCTGAAGTGAGAAAGGATCCTTTCAGCCAAGTCATGACAGAAATGGTGTGTTTACACAGCCCGAGTAAAGAAGGCCCTTTCAAAGTGTTGAACAACTGCTATATTTATAAGGACATCATCCAAGTCAAGCTAATAGACTTGAGCCAGGTGATGTATCTCGTGGTTGCTGCACAAATTAAAGCTACTCGGTCACCAGCTGCCACCGTTTGGGATTGTATCCACAAAACCACGTCAGTAGGGATTTATGGGCCCAGATATATTCATCCCAGTTTCACTGCTATTTTCATAGTTTGTGGACACAGTTATATGCCAGGAAAGCTTACAATCTCAGATATAaagaaaggtggaaaaaataCATCTCCAGTTGTGTTTCACCTCTGGGGGAAGCATTCGTTCTTACTTGACAAGCCAcaagatttaaatatttctgttttttcatgTGATCCTGATTTTGAAGTAAaggcaggagaaaggaaagaaattaaacaaaagcaGTTGCTAGCAGGTGAAGTAGTTAatcaacaatttttattttccttaattgaCTCCAGAGAAATGCACTTGTGTGTTTTCCGTGTTCAGATGGAGCCTCCTGATGGTAAAGCAGTGACACAGTTCTTTGTCACTACACCTGATCCAGCTCCCAACCTGAAAAGATTCTCAAATCTGCCAGGTGATTtgcaggaagagaagaaaatcaagtCTGCTCCATTATTACCAAAAGTGTGTGTTAAATATCCCACATTTCAAGACAAAAATATGAACTTTAACAACTATGGAGTAACCCTGAAGACAGTGCTAAGGCAAAAAAAGAGTGACTACTTACTTGAATATTTCAAAGGGGACACAGTAGCTCTTCTTGGAGAGGGTAAGGTAAAAGCCATTGGGCAGTCCAGAGTGAAAGAATGGTATGTAGGAGTCCTCAGAGGTAAGGTTGGACTTATACATTGCAAAAATGTCAAGGTGATTGCAAAAGAACAAGTCATATCTATGTCAGATAATGTCTTCACAACCAGAAATCTTCTTGAGCAAATTACCCTACCTTTCAAAAAACTGACTTACATCTACTCAGTTGTATTGACTTTGGTTTCAGAAAAAGTTTATGATTGGAAAGTTTTAGCTGATGTCTTGGGTTACTCACATCAGGCACTAGAAGATTTTGATCAAATACAAGCagacaaagaatcagaaaaagttTCTTATATTGTAAAGAAGTTAAAGGAAGATTGCCATGCAGATAAAAATACCAGGAAGTTTCTTTACGAACTTACTGTG GCTCTGCTGAAGATGGATTGCCAAGGGTTAGTAGCACATCTCATCCAAGAGGCTGCTATTCTGACTTCAGCTGTCAAGCTTGGAAAAGGCTGGAGGGAACTAGCTGAAAAGTTAGTACGACTCACAAAGCAACAGATGGAGGCATATGAAATTCCTCACCGAGGAAAAGCTGGAGATGTTGCTGTTGAG